From a region of the Triticum aestivum cultivar Chinese Spring chromosome 7D, IWGSC CS RefSeq v2.1, whole genome shotgun sequence genome:
- the LOC123167809 gene encoding putative xyloglucan endotransglucosylase/hydrolase protein 1, which translates to MASSVRQPWQLLLIVLLPSLAAATVFDDNYVPSWGADGYHLVDQGTETRLTMDRTSGAGFRSRSTYGSGFFHMRIKVPGGYTAGVITAFYLASEAPYDGSDRDEVDFEFLGNVDGENITLQTNVFVNGDGDREQRLNLWFDPAADFHEYKILWNPYQLVILVDDVPIRVLRNLTGQVPEYEFPVKQMGVRASLWDGSDWATDGGRIKIDWGRAPFTAGFQGFDVDACANTSSTPCDSTDLWWNARRHRRLSVREQAAYEHVRRTYMNYDYCADKDRFQNGKVPVECSYTT; encoded by the exons ATGGCTTCCAGCGTGCGGCAGCCATGGCAGCTCCTCCTGATCGTCCTCCTCCCGTCCTTGGCCGCGGCGACGGTGTTCGACGACAACTACGTGCCCTCGTGGGGCGCAGACGGCTACCACCTCGTCGACCAGGGCACGGAGACCCGTCTCACCATGGACAGAACCTCCGGCGCAGGGTTCCGCTCCAGGTCGACGTACGGGTCGGGGTTCTTCCACATGAGGATCAAGGTGCCCGGGGGGTACACGGCCGGAGTCATCACAGCCTTCTAT CTGGCGTCGGAAGCACCTTATGATGGCAGTGACCGCGACGAGGTGGACTTCGAGTTCCTGGGCAACGTGGATGGCGAGAACATCACCCTCCAGACCAACGTCTTCGTCAACGGCGACGGCGACAGGGAGCAGAGGCTCAACCTGTGGTTCGACCCCGCAGCCGACTTCCACGAGTACAAAATACTCTGGAACCCTTACCAGCTCGT GATATTGGTGGACGATGTGCCGATACGGGTGCTGAGGAACCTGACGGGGCAGGTGCCGGAGTACGAGTTCCCGGTGAAGCAGATGGGCGTGCGGGCTAGCCTGTGGGACGGCTCCGACTGGGCGACGGATGGCGGCAGGATCAAGATCGACTGGGGCCGCGCGCCCTTCACCGCGGGGTTCCAGGGCTTCGACGTCGACGCCTGCGCCAACACCAGCTCGACGCCGTGCGACTCAACGGACCTCTGGTGGAACGCCCGCAGGCACAGGCGGCTGTCCGTCCGGGAGCAGGCGGCCTACGAGCACGTCCGGAGGACGTACATGAACTACGACTACTGCGCCGACAAGGACCGGTTCCAGAACGGCAAGGTGCCGGTTGAGTGCAGCTACACTACTTAG